A single window of Pieris napi chromosome 8, ilPieNapi1.2, whole genome shotgun sequence DNA harbors:
- the LOC125051938 gene encoding malate synthase-like isoform X2, whose translation MGICFSQWNRHLDLGDVSASNTAHFVSALNADVQGIQVDFDDGHCPTWKNQLMAYHNILSVISGKLPGAPFSITTCPILMLRPRAWNMIDHDILIDGKEAIGPLVDFGILIYHTAKKLYEANSGPYFYLSKVEGASEAKLWNDIFVWAQNELHIPQGTIKACVLIENIVSTFEMDEILFALREHSLGLNCGIWDYCASIIAKFGTKKQFLLPDRNKYVNMDRRFLKSYMQLVVNTCHLRGAPATGGMAAAMLKPGSVGTDNSSKSIINNVLEAKLKEIEMGVDGFMVYDSRIVPHVNELWKKSSTTPNQIHRIFDVSVTPDDLLAIPAGGVTLQGLKHNVAVSILFIYQWLAGVGHFFYSGNVEDSATAEISRYQIWQWIRFGVPLEDDPARQVTAKLVEKTAANFAAHAHKNLCRSNAERKRLTAARYMSMEIFLSRNPPEFITSYLNDNHKFRTLHNKSLLSNL comes from the exons ATGGGGATATGCTTCTCACAATG gAATCGCCATTTGGATTTAGGGGATGTATCTGCTTCAAATACTGCTCATTTTGTTAGTGCTTTGAATGCTGATGTTCAAGGGATCCAAGTGGATTTTGATGACGGTCATTGTCCAACATGGAAAAACCAGCTCATGGCTTATCACAATATATTATCAGTGATCAGTGGGAAATTGCCTGGTGCACCATTCAGTATAACAACATGCCCCATTCTTATGTTGAGACCTCGAGCTTGGAATATGATAGACCATGATATTTTG ATAGATGGAAAGGAAGCAATTGGACCTCTTGTAGATTTTGGAATCCTAATCTATCACACTGCAAAAAAACTATATGAAGCCAATAGTGGGCCATACTTCTATTTGTCTAAAGTAGAAGGTGCATCAGAAGCTAAATTATGGAATGATATATTTGTATGGGCACAGAATGAGCTGCATATACCACAGGGGACCATAAAAGCGTGTGTTTTGATTGAAAATATTGTATCAACATTTGAGATGGATGAGATATTGTTTGCTTTACGAGAACATTCTCTGGGACTTAATTGTGGTATATGGGATTACTGTGCATCCATCATTGCTAAATTTG gtacaaaaaaacaatttctacTGCcagatagaaataaatatgtgaATATGGATAGACGTTTCCTCAAGAGTTATATGCAGCTGGTGGTAAACACTTGTCACTTACGTGGGGCACCGGCTACTGGAGGAATGGCTGCTGCCATGCTCAAACCAGGATCGGTCGGTACTGATAATTC ATCgaaatcaataataaacaatgtatTGGAAGCAAAATTGAAGGAAATAGAAATGGGCGTGGATGGATTCATGGTGTACGATTCGCGTATAGTGCCGCATGTTAATGAG CTTTGGAAGAAAAGCAGCACGACACCCAATCAAATTCACCGTATTTTTGACGTTTCCGTCACACCTGATGATTTACTGGCAATACCCGCTGGTGGAGTGACATTGCAAGGTCTTAAACACAATGTGGCCGTGTCCATTCTCTTCATATACCAATGGCTGGCTGGTGTTGGCCATTTCTTTTATAGTGGAAATGTGGAAGATTCAGCCACAGCTGAGATTTCTAGGTACCAGATTTGGCAGTGGATAAGGTTTGGG GTACCATTAGAAGACGACCCAGCACGCCAAGTGACGGCAAAATTAGTTGAAAAAACTGCAGCTAATTTCGCTGCTCACGCGCATAAGAACCTTTGTCGTTCGAACGCTGAGCGCAAACGGCTTACGGCTGCCAGATATATGAGTATGGAAATATTCCTCTCCAGGAATCCTCCAGAATTTATCACCAGCTATTTGAATGATAATCATAAGTTTAGAACTCTACATAACAAGAGTTTGTTGAGTAATTTGTAG
- the LOC125051938 gene encoding malate synthase-like isoform X1 translates to MANVLLLQSPPPKLEDVQKKIFDEGAKAFLGKLHQQFDKEVDELFKTRLQRMVELNAKNVLSFKASPERIDRSWKIASLPSRLQNRHLDLGDVSASNTAHFVSALNADVQGIQVDFDDGHCPTWKNQLMAYHNILSVISGKLPGAPFSITTCPILMLRPRAWNMIDHDILIDGKEAIGPLVDFGILIYHTAKKLYEANSGPYFYLSKVEGASEAKLWNDIFVWAQNELHIPQGTIKACVLIENIVSTFEMDEILFALREHSLGLNCGIWDYCASIIAKFGTKKQFLLPDRNKYVNMDRRFLKSYMQLVVNTCHLRGAPATGGMAAAMLKPGSVGTDNSSKSIINNVLEAKLKEIEMGVDGFMVYDSRIVPHVNELWKKSSTTPNQIHRIFDVSVTPDDLLAIPAGGVTLQGLKHNVAVSILFIYQWLAGVGHFFYSGNVEDSATAEISRYQIWQWIRFGVPLEDDPARQVTAKLVEKTAANFAAHAHKNLCRSNAERKRLTAARYMSMEIFLSRNPPEFITSYLNDNHKFRTLHNKSLLSNL, encoded by the exons atggcaAATGTCTTACTGTTGCAATCGCCTCCACCGAAATTAGAAGAtgttcaaaagaaaatttttgaCGAAGGCGCAAAAGCATTTTTAGGTAAACTTCATCAGCAGTTTGATAAAGAAGTAGATGAACTCTTTAAAACAAGATTACAGCGAATGGTTGAATTAAATGCGAAAAacgttttaagttttaaagctTCTCCTGAGAGGATAGATAGATCGTGGAAAATTGCGTCTTTACCTTCGAGACTGCA gAATCGCCATTTGGATTTAGGGGATGTATCTGCTTCAAATACTGCTCATTTTGTTAGTGCTTTGAATGCTGATGTTCAAGGGATCCAAGTGGATTTTGATGACGGTCATTGTCCAACATGGAAAAACCAGCTCATGGCTTATCACAATATATTATCAGTGATCAGTGGGAAATTGCCTGGTGCACCATTCAGTATAACAACATGCCCCATTCTTATGTTGAGACCTCGAGCTTGGAATATGATAGACCATGATATTTTG ATAGATGGAAAGGAAGCAATTGGACCTCTTGTAGATTTTGGAATCCTAATCTATCACACTGCAAAAAAACTATATGAAGCCAATAGTGGGCCATACTTCTATTTGTCTAAAGTAGAAGGTGCATCAGAAGCTAAATTATGGAATGATATATTTGTATGGGCACAGAATGAGCTGCATATACCACAGGGGACCATAAAAGCGTGTGTTTTGATTGAAAATATTGTATCAACATTTGAGATGGATGAGATATTGTTTGCTTTACGAGAACATTCTCTGGGACTTAATTGTGGTATATGGGATTACTGTGCATCCATCATTGCTAAATTTG gtacaaaaaaacaatttctacTGCcagatagaaataaatatgtgaATATGGATAGACGTTTCCTCAAGAGTTATATGCAGCTGGTGGTAAACACTTGTCACTTACGTGGGGCACCGGCTACTGGAGGAATGGCTGCTGCCATGCTCAAACCAGGATCGGTCGGTACTGATAATTC ATCgaaatcaataataaacaatgtatTGGAAGCAAAATTGAAGGAAATAGAAATGGGCGTGGATGGATTCATGGTGTACGATTCGCGTATAGTGCCGCATGTTAATGAG CTTTGGAAGAAAAGCAGCACGACACCCAATCAAATTCACCGTATTTTTGACGTTTCCGTCACACCTGATGATTTACTGGCAATACCCGCTGGTGGAGTGACATTGCAAGGTCTTAAACACAATGTGGCCGTGTCCATTCTCTTCATATACCAATGGCTGGCTGGTGTTGGCCATTTCTTTTATAGTGGAAATGTGGAAGATTCAGCCACAGCTGAGATTTCTAGGTACCAGATTTGGCAGTGGATAAGGTTTGGG GTACCATTAGAAGACGACCCAGCACGCCAAGTGACGGCAAAATTAGTTGAAAAAACTGCAGCTAATTTCGCTGCTCACGCGCATAAGAACCTTTGTCGTTCGAACGCTGAGCGCAAACGGCTTACGGCTGCCAGATATATGAGTATGGAAATATTCCTCTCCAGGAATCCTCCAGAATTTATCACCAGCTATTTGAATGATAATCATAAGTTTAGAACTCTACATAACAAGAGTTTGTTGAGTAATTTGTAG
- the LOC125051941 gene encoding AN1-type zinc finger protein 2A-like, protein MEFPHIGKNCCYKSCNKLDFLPMKCDACKEVYCSDHFAYIKHECPAPNSRDVQVPQCPLCGALVPGKRGEPPDVAVGAHIDNQCTSDPARERRKKVFTNRCSYKGCKTKEMVPLVCVECSLNYCLRHRHTADHACEGKLAAKRRRAAEAALARMKANDHKIANVRQVPSGVTTSDIQGNMTEDEALAHALALSLQDDQQSMGNIRTRVGGEPNSRCTVS, encoded by the exons ATGGAATTCCCTCATATCGGAAAGAACTGCTGCTATAAATCCTGTAACAAACTCG ATTTCCTACCTATGAAATGTGATGCTTGTAAAGAAGTATACTG TTCTGATCACTTTGCATACATAAAACATGAATGCCCTGCACCAAATAGTCGTGATGTGCAAGTACCACAATGCCCACTTTGTGGAGCTCTAGTACCTGGAAAAAGAGGGGAGCCACCAGATGTTGCAGTGGGGGCTCATATTGACAATCAGTGCACATCGGACCCAGCAAGAGAAAGGCGAAAAAAG GTATTTACAAACAGATGCTCATACAAAGGATGCAAAACGAAAGAGATGGTGCCTCTAGTGTGTGTGGAATGTTCGCTTAATTACTGTTTAAGACATAGACATACTGCTGATCATGCATGTGAAGGAAAACTAGCTGCGAAACGAAGAAGAGCTGC AGAGGCAGCTTTGGCGCGCATGAAAGCAAATGACCACAAAATAGCAAATGTTCGCCAAGTACCATCAGGAGTCACCACTTCTGATATACAAGGGAATATG ACTGAAGATGAAGCTTTAGCGCATGCATTGGCTTTATCGTTGCAAGATGATCAACAAAGCATGGGAAATATTCGGACCCGAGTGGGCGGTGAGCCTAACTCTAGATGTACTGTTTCGTAA
- the LOC125051939 gene encoding probable pyruvate dehydrogenase E1 component subunit alpha, mitochondrial: protein MSKLIPSAAKLLSGATVSKAAAPAVVASKTNYSTKSESTFEIKPYKLHKLDKGPATSATLTAEDALQLYEKLAVLRRIETASGNLYKEKIIRGFCHLYSGQEAVAVGMRAALRDVDSVITAYRCHGWTYLMGVSVLGVLSELTGRRTGCSRGKGGSMHLYGRNFYGGNGIVGAQVPLGAGLAFAHKYRGDGGVAFALYGDGAANQGQLFEAYNMAKLWDLPCVFVCENNGYGMGTSVDRSSASTEYFSRGDYVPGIWVDGMDVIATREATRYAIDYCSSGKGPLVMEMETYRYSGHSMSDPGTSYRTRDEVQEVRQTRDPITSFKEKIITSELVTPDQLKEIDTKVRKEVDEATKQAKAEAEVGPEELAGDIYYNNLENVIRGIHPAAPLQHVEVVPRN, encoded by the exons ATGAGTAAATTAATACCATCAGCCGCAAAGCTTTTAAGCGGAGCAACAGTGTCG AAAGCAGCCGCCCCAGCTGTAGTTgcttcaaaaacaaattatagcACTAAATCTGAATCAACTTTTGAAATCAAG ccTTACAAACTTCACAAATTGGATAAAGGCCCGGCTACATCAGCTACTCTAACAGCAGAAGATGCATTGCAATTATATGAAAAGCTTGCTGTCCTACGCAGAATTGAAACTGCCTCTGGAAACTTGTATAAGGAGAAAATCATTCGTGGATTCTGCCACTTATATTCAG GCCAAGAAGCGGTAGCTGTGGGAATGCGTGCTGCATTACGCGACGTTGACTCGGTCATCACTGCCTACCGTTGCCATGGCTGGACTTATTTGATGGGGGTCAGCGTCCTTGGAGTACTCTCGGAATTGACAGGAAGGAGAACTGGTTGTTCCAGAGGCAAGGGTGGCTCTATGCATTTGTATGGAAGGAACTTTTATGGTGGGAATGGAATTGTTGGTGCTCag GTTCCGTTGGGTGCGGGTCTAGCATTCGCCCACAAATACCGCGGTGATGGTGGCGTAGCATTTGCATTGTATGGAGATGGAGCTGCTAACCAGGGGCAATTGTTTGAGGCATACAACATGGCTAAGCTTTGGGACTTACCCTGTGTGTTTGTGTGCGAGAACAATGGTTATG GTATGGGCACAAGTGTAGATCGATCATCGGCCAGTACCGAATACTTCTCTCGTGGTGACTATGTCCCTGGTATTTGGGTGGACGGTATGGATGTCATTGCGACGCGGGAAGCAACACGCTACGCCATCGATTACTGCTCTAGTGGAAAGG GACCCCTAGTAATGGAAATGGAGACATACCGTTATTCCGGCCACTCCATGTCTGACCCGGGTACGTCATACCGCACACGCGATGAAGTGCAGGAGGTACGACAGACCCGTGACCCGATTACTTCCTTCAAGGAGAAAATTATCACCAGTGAACTTGTTACACCTGATCAGCTTAAG GAAATCGATACAAAAGTTCGTAAAGAAGTAGACGAAGCGACCAAACAAGCCAAGGCCGAAGCCGAAGTCGGTCCCGAGGAATTGGCCGGCgacatttattataacaatttggAGAATGTCATTCGCGGTATTCACCCGGCCGCGCCCCTTCAGCACGTGGAAGTGGTTCCCAGGAATTAG
- the LOC125051940 gene encoding telomere length and silencing protein 1 homolog translates to MDQKEEKDDVEVKFKPKKRKNLRQRVKLEDEEEEDEIQILAKLQEAKELQKLRQRPNGVSIIALATGQKTTLEDEVTCKDPYKVKSGGLINMQALKGGKIKQVDDAYDTGIGTQFSAETNKRDEDEEMMKYIEEQLSKRKEGHDQKNMERDENDTLKYLSPEEAALLSLPEHLRVSSTHKSEEMLSNQMLSGIPEVDLGIEAKIKNIEATEEAKMKLLWERQNKKDGPSQFVPTNMAVNFVQHNRFNLENANNKKKKVEKEKPKEVRVVTSIDESVDKIVKKAKGERATDDYHYEKFRKQFRKY, encoded by the exons ATGGatcaaaaagaagaaaaagatGATGttgaagttaaatttaaaccaaaaaagAGAAAGAATTTACGACAAAGAGTAAAACTGGAAGACGAAGAAGAGGAAGATGAGATTCAAATCTTAGCGAAATTACAAGAGGCAAAAGAACTACAAAAACTTCGACAGAGACCCAATGGTGTTAGTATAATTGCTTTGGCGACAGGACAAAAAACTACTTTAGAGGATGAAGTGACATGTAAAGATCCTTATAAAGTGAAATCTGGTGGATTGATTAATATGCAAGCATTAAAAGGTGGTAAAATTAAGCAAGTAGATGATGCATATGATACGGGTATAGGGACACAATTCTCTGCCGAAACAAATAAACGTGATGAAGATGAAGAAATGATGAAATACATTGAAGAGCAACTATCAAAACGAAAAG agGGGCATGATCAGAAAAACATGGAAAGAGATGAAAATGATACACTTAAATACTTGTCGCCAGAAGAAGCAGCATTGCTTTCTCTTCCTGAACACTTAAGAGTATCCTCCACACATAAATCAGAAGAGATGCTCTCAAATCAAATGCTTAGTGGTATTCCAGAAGTGGACCTTGGTATTGaagcaaaaattaaaaatattgaagccACTGAAGAAGCaaaaatgaaacttctttgggaACGGCAAAACAAAAAAGATGGCCCATCCCAATTTGTGCCAACAAATATGGCAGTAAATTTTGTCCAGCATAATAGATTTAACTTAGAAAATGCTaacaataagaaaaaaaaagttgaaaaagaaaaaccaAAGGAGGTTAGAGTTGTGACTTCAATAGATGAAAGTGTGGATAAAATAGTGAAAAAAGCTAAAGGAGAACGGGCAACTGATGATTATCACTATGAAAAGTTTAGGAAACAGTTTagaaagtattaa